The following are from one region of the Arcobacter defluvii genome:
- a CDS encoding helix-turn-helix domain-containing protein, whose protein sequence is MKHIYDMNDTYIDDFHKIIGQNVKKIRKEKGISQLDLAHRIGHKSVSIISCAEINHKNNHFNIEHLLKIAYVLEVDICEFFKKYES, encoded by the coding sequence TTGAAACATATCTACGATATGAATGATACTTACATAGATGATTTTCATAAAATTATTGGTCAAAATGTGAAAAAAATAAGAAAAGAAAAAGGCATAAGTCAATTAGATTTAGCTCACCGAATTGGTCATAAATCAGTTAGTATAATATCTTGTGCAGAAATAAATCACAAAAACAATCATTTTAATATAGAACATTTACTAAAAATAGCATATGTTCTTGAAGTTGATATTTGTGAATTTTTTAAAAAATATGAAAGTTAA
- a CDS encoding DUF726 domain-containing protein, producing the protein MLPGSALGGRYGAVISNSYFGDIDGFEIVKIKPGIEPIIICIDGFLNEENKNATQPWIDGLEEKYKKNTIYYVKWESKRLMSLVTSFGQVISSEGLKNTTLKATLSASKAVATKVAPLGLAIQTLGLATNPWSVASIKAYQTGALLADIIARTDKEYILIGHSLGARVIYSCLASLKTKDKYFIKDVHLLGGAVDKNCENDDSRVCWSELHNSVSGKIRNYYSKNDTVLQTLYKVGEGVKFEFGDPIGRHPIENEKIDNIDVTEYIKGHTEYKQNLNKILQV; encoded by the coding sequence TTGTTACCTGGAAGTGCTTTAGGTGGTCGTTATGGAGCAGTTATATCTAATAGTTATTTTGGGGATATTGATGGATTTGAAATAGTAAAAATCAAGCCAGGTATTGAACCAATCATTATTTGTATTGATGGTTTTTTAAATGAAGAAAATAAAAATGCAACTCAACCTTGGATTGATGGATTAGAAGAAAAATATAAAAAAAACACTATTTATTATGTTAAATGGGAATCAAAAAGATTAATGAGTTTAGTAACTTCATTTGGTCAGGTAATAAGTAGTGAAGGTTTAAAGAATACTACTCTTAAAGCTACTTTATCTGCTTCAAAGGCTGTTGCTACAAAAGTTGCACCTTTAGGTTTAGCTATTCAAACTTTAGGATTAGCAACAAATCCATGGTCGGTTGCAAGTATAAAAGCATACCAAACAGGAGCATTATTAGCTGATATTATAGCAAGAACAGATAAAGAGTATATTTTGATTGGACATTCTCTAGGAGCTAGAGTTATTTATTCATGTTTAGCCTCTTTAAAAACCAAAGATAAATATTTTATTAAAGATGTTCATCTTCTAGGTGGAGCCGTTGATAAAAATTGTGAAAATGATGATAGTAGAGTATGTTGGAGTGAACTCCATAATAGTGTAAGTGGTAAGATAAGAAACTATTATAGTAAAAATGATACGGTTCTACAAACACTTTACAAAGTAGGAGAAGGAGTTAAATTTGAATTTGGAGATCCCATTGGTAGACATCCTATAGAAAATGAAAAAATTGATAATATTGATGTAACAGAATATATAAAAGGACACACAGAATATAAACAAAATTTAAACAAAATTTTACAAGTATAA
- a CDS encoding helix-turn-helix transcriptional regulator: MEQLKIEIQNRHKKLLLNKKEASQEIGVSISTLDRLRKEGYLREKRIGGGIFFTLDEIVNFIGGSN, translated from the coding sequence AACTTAAAATAGAAATCCAAAATAGACATAAAAAATTACTGTTAAATAAAAAAGAAGCTTCTCAAGAAATTGGAGTATCAATTTCTACTCTTGATAGACTTAGAAAAGAAGGGTATTTAAGAGAAAAACGAATTGGTGGTGGAATATTTTTTACACTTGATGAAATTGTAAATTTTATAGGAGGTTCAAACTGA
- the rd gene encoding rubredoxin encodes MQKYICTACDYIYDPAVGDPDSGIEAGTAFEDLPLDWSCPDCGVGKEDFIAYEE; translated from the coding sequence ATGCAAAAATATATTTGTACAGCTTGTGACTACATATATGATCCAGCTGTTGGTGATCCTGATAGTGGGATTGAGGCAGGAACTGCATTTGAAGATTTACCCCTAGATTGGTCTTGTCCAGATTGTGGAGTAGGGAAAGAAGATTTTATAGCCTATGAAGAATAG
- a CDS encoding DUF2958 domain-containing protein: MELIPKNLLNRIPKLYETEEQNNPIAYVKLFLEGWTWFITEISIDNNICFGYVISPFGAELGYFSLEEIKSIKGSLGLGVERDLSFKPTRLSVIKKAS; this comes from the coding sequence ATGGAATTAATACCAAAAAACCTATTAAATCGTATTCCAAAACTTTATGAAACAGAAGAACAGAACAATCCAATAGCCTATGTAAAGCTATTTTTAGAGGGTTGGACTTGGTTTATTACTGAAATTTCAATAGATAATAATATCTGCTTTGGATATGTAATCTCTCCCTTTGGAGCTGAACTTGGATACTTTTCACTAGAAGAGATTAAAAGTATAAAAGGAAGTCTTGGACTTGGTGTTGAAAGGGATTTATCTTTTAAACCTACTAGATTATCAGTAATTAAAAAGGCTTCTTAA
- a CDS encoding primase-helicase family protein: protein MNNKNSFNYNNWLKNSDKLALNILNIRGISMYLDKKGYINYRLSRNEPYIITKDYKSLENIFLNITGEDSDLSDFKDKNKSSHEYYIGEKLKISPEDLKLVTEDIFDPFSKEEFILQNNSTYKLNKFKPSVYMLLEYELKQELNFHLENSAIGNLILHVVNYDRQRLYWIINWLAYFFQGLKKSQVALVLLGEQGAGKGIFFNEVIKPLFGEDFVKTINDKSLNTNYKGALVEDTIFFNLDEISVNKSSSSSTKNFLKALVTNTSITAEKKFKNLEKETAIYGQVLITSNELYALEIEPSDRRFTVFSTGGNLSHCNFLGFGSYEALSASIKNELELFAVYLKNYQINNKYANTALNTPEKDDLIYKYQTSKNPQRVIKLTKIQQNIIEFAEAIKLRNYSLFNTIVDSSKIKLRNEIIFDLQHNIFRVENLLPAFKTLYGSRNFSTNSELLRELQKFNFNLFSTQNIQYFLIEDEQKECFVLVPFYLKDL, encoded by the coding sequence ATGAATAATAAAAATTCTTTTAATTATAACAATTGGTTAAAAAATAGTGATAAGTTAGCTTTAAATATTTTAAATATTAGAGGTATCTCTATGTATCTTGATAAAAAAGGATATATAAATTATAGGTTATCGAGAAATGAGCCATATATTATTACAAAAGACTATAAATCTTTGGAAAATATATTTCTAAATATTACAGGAGAGGATTCTGATTTATCGGATTTTAAAGATAAAAATAAATCATCACATGAATATTATATAGGAGAAAAGCTAAAAATAAGTCCAGAAGATTTAAAACTTGTTACAGAGGATATATTTGATCCTTTTAGTAAAGAGGAGTTTATATTACAAAATAATAGTACATATAAGTTAAATAAGTTTAAACCATCAGTTTATATGTTACTAGAGTATGAATTGAAGCAAGAATTGAATTTCCATTTGGAAAATAGTGCCATTGGTAATCTAATTCTTCATGTAGTTAATTATGATAGACAAAGATTATATTGGATAATTAATTGGTTAGCTTATTTCTTTCAAGGACTTAAAAAATCACAAGTAGCTCTTGTTCTTTTAGGAGAACAGGGAGCTGGAAAAGGAATTTTTTTTAATGAAGTAATAAAGCCACTTTTTGGTGAAGATTTTGTAAAAACAATAAATGATAAAAGTTTAAATACAAATTATAAAGGTGCTCTTGTTGAAGATACTATATTTTTTAATCTAGATGAAATTTCTGTTAACAAAAGTTCATCATCTAGTACAAAAAACTTTTTAAAAGCTTTAGTAACTAATACAAGTATTACAGCTGAAAAAAAGTTTAAAAATTTAGAAAAAGAGACAGCTATTTATGGTCAAGTTTTAATTACTTCAAATGAATTATATGCTTTAGAAATTGAGCCTAGCGACAGAAGGTTCACTGTGTTTAGTACAGGTGGTAATTTATCTCATTGTAATTTTTTAGGTTTTGGAAGCTATGAAGCTTTGTCCGCTTCTATAAAAAATGAGCTAGAATTATTTGCTGTGTATCTTAAAAATTATCAAATTAATAACAAGTATGCCAATACAGCTTTGAATACTCCTGAAAAAGATGATTTGATTTATAAATATCAAACATCAAAAAATCCACAAAGAGTAATAAAGCTAACAAAAATCCAACAAAATATAATTGAGTTTGCAGAAGCAATAAAATTAAGAAACTATAGTCTTTTTAATACGATAGTTGATAGTAGTAAAATAAAATTAAGAAATGAAATAATTTTTGATTTACAACATAATATTTTTAGAGTTGAAAATTTGCTTCCTGCATTTAAAACTCTTTATGGTTCAAGAAATTTTAGTACAAATTCAGAATTATTAAGAGAGTTGCAAAAATTTAATTTTAACTTATTTTCTACTCAAAATATTCAATATTTTCTAATAGAAGATGAACAAAAAGAGTGTTTCGTTTTAGTACCATTTTATTTAAAGGATCTATAA
- a CDS encoding YagK/YfjJ domain-containing protein, giving the protein MKENKKTNQRLESTKKYIDDLSKNYSRLNMVRVDLGYKKEHKDNVTLEEANKNFKTMLNNKRSKPTVFEGMVGYVAKKEVGEDKGVHFHMLAIYDGQKVREDVTKGKKIGEYWKDNIAKGRGIYHNCNQNDYKENKAIGVIEYNDENKRKLFDEKVLTYLCKDEQSIDSLKTNTKDRAFTRGIAPKNKSNVGRPRSVDKN; this is encoded by the coding sequence ATGAAAGAAAACAAAAAAACTAACCAAAGATTGGAAAGTACAAAAAAGTATATAGATGACTTATCAAAAAATTATTCAAGATTGAATATGGTTAGGGTAGATTTAGGTTATAAAAAAGAACATAAGGATAATGTAACTTTAGAAGAGGCTAATAAGAATTTTAAAACAATGTTAAATAATAAAAGATCGAAACCAACAGTATTTGAAGGAATGGTTGGTTATGTGGCAAAAAAAGAAGTAGGAGAAGATAAAGGAGTTCATTTTCATATGTTAGCAATCTATGATGGTCAAAAAGTTAGGGAGGATGTTACAAAAGGTAAAAAAATAGGAGAGTATTGGAAAGATAACATTGCAAAGGGTAGGGGAATTTATCACAATTGTAATCAAAACGATTATAAAGAAAATAAGGCTATTGGAGTGATAGAGTATAATGATGAAAATAAAAGAAAGCTTTTTGATGAAAAAGTATTAACTTATTTGTGTAAAGATGAACAAAGTATAGACTCTTTAAAAACAAATACTAAAGATAGAGCTTTTACAAGGGGTATTGCACCTAAGAATAAAAGTAATGTAGGAAGACCAAGAAGTGTAGATAAGAATTAA
- a CDS encoding Rad52/Rad22 family DNA repair protein, with translation MFNKNQIEVLNKELDSNRIKTREKGNVSLSYIEGFDVIETANIIFGYGNWSYLISSLNQVSQEQNHNQNFVVCYKAVVKLIIKDENHTKSISRQDVGFGNGVAKTLADAHENAGKEAVTDALKRAMRSFGNQFGNSLYDKTRNHQNQDSSYQANQNQQQKPNYNQSHSTNTNFKGVGNQQQTARQNQTQNQTTQQQVQNQNSRNVNQNPNNQHNNPPQQNSFQNNQSFDQYEYQPLYNLGLDVIEQNGFLVVTGNNQYAYKDAIKACGFRFDSASKSWYKPVESAA, from the coding sequence ATGTTTAATAAAAATCAAATAGAAGTTCTAAACAAAGAACTAGATAGTAATAGAATAAAAACAAGAGAAAAAGGAAATGTATCTTTATCCTATATAGAGGGATTTGATGTGATTGAAACAGCAAATATAATTTTTGGATATGGAAATTGGTCTTATTTAATCTCATCTTTAAATCAAGTAAGCCAAGAACAAAATCATAATCAAAACTTTGTAGTTTGCTATAAAGCTGTTGTAAAACTAATAATAAAAGATGAAAATCATACAAAATCAATTTCAAGACAAGATGTAGGATTTGGAAATGGAGTTGCAAAAACTCTAGCTGATGCACATGAAAACGCAGGAAAAGAAGCTGTAACAGATGCACTTAAACGAGCCATGAGAAGCTTTGGTAATCAGTTTGGAAATAGTCTTTATGATAAAACAAGAAATCATCAAAATCAAGATAGTTCTTATCAAGCTAATCAAAATCAACAGCAAAAACCAAACTATAATCAAAGCCATTCTACTAATACAAACTTTAAAGGTGTTGGAAATCAGCAACAAACAGCTAGACAAAATCAGACTCAAAATCAAACAACACAACAGCAAGTGCAAAATCAAAATAGTAGAAATGTAAATCAAAATCCAAATAATCAGCATAATAATCCACCACAACAAAACTCTTTTCAAAACAATCAATCATTCGACCAGTATGAATATCAACCACTTTACAATCTAGGACTTGATGTAATCGAGCAAAATGGATTTTTAGTTGTAACTGGAAATAACCAATACGCATATAAAGATGCTATTAAAGCTTGTGGGTTTAGATTTGATAGTGCGTCTAAGAGCTGGTATAAGCCAGTTGAAAGTGCTGCTTAA
- the ppk2 gene encoding polyphosphate kinase 2, giving the protein MEVIDAEETIKHDYKNRDRKRNELKEKEENGVEKVQIWVKKDTLEYEKELTRLQIELLKLQNYVKENGLKILMIFEGRDAAGKGGTIKRITEHLNPRGARVVALEKPSDIEKTQWYFQRYTQYLPSAGEIVLFDRSWYNRAGVEPVMGFCTTEEHHEFLREVPEFEKMLVKSGIILMKFYFSVSKKEQLKRFKKREVDPLKQYKLSPVDKESQNLWEKYTIAKFSMLMASNTDIAPWIVIKSDNKKKARLNCIRHILKNINYDKKTNDDIFKIDDSILISGTAEIENMEHENKFARLH; this is encoded by the coding sequence ATGGAAGTTATTGATGCGGAAGAAACGATAAAACATGATTATAAAAACAGAGATAGAAAAAGAAATGAATTAAAAGAAAAAGAAGAAAATGGAGTTGAAAAAGTTCAGATTTGGGTTAAGAAAGATACCTTAGAATATGAAAAAGAATTAACAAGACTTCAAATTGAACTTTTAAAACTTCAAAATTATGTGAAAGAAAATGGTCTTAAAATTTTAATGATTTTTGAAGGAAGAGATGCGGCTGGAAAAGGTGGAACTATAAAAAGAATCACTGAGCATTTAAATCCCAGAGGTGCAAGAGTTGTAGCCTTAGAAAAACCAAGTGATATAGAAAAAACTCAATGGTATTTTCAAAGATATACACAGTATCTTCCAAGTGCAGGAGAAATAGTTTTATTTGATAGGTCTTGGTACAATAGAGCAGGAGTTGAACCTGTAATGGGATTTTGTACAACAGAAGAACATCATGAATTTTTAAGAGAAGTTCCTGAATTTGAAAAAATGTTAGTAAAATCAGGAATTATTTTGATGAAATTTTATTTTTCAGTTTCAAAAAAAGAACAACTAAAAAGATTCAAAAAAAGAGAAGTTGACCCATTAAAACAATATAAATTATCTCCTGTCGATAAAGAATCTCAGAATTTATGGGAAAAATATACAATAGCTAAATTTTCTATGTTAATGGCCTCAAATACAGACATTGCCCCATGGATTGTAATTAAAAGTGATAATAAGAAAAAAGCTAGATTAAATTGTATTAGACATATTTTAAAAAATATAAATTATGATAAAAAAACAAATGACGATATATTTAAAATTGATGATTCTATATTGATAAGTGGCACAGCAGAAATAGAGAATATGGAACATGAGAATAAGTTCGCAAGGTTGCATTAA
- a CDS encoding saccharopine dehydrogenase family protein has product MSKKGILIIGAGGVSRVATVKCAMNIDTFEHITLASRTVSKCEAIAADILKNQGVKIDVASVNADSVDELVKLIEKVNPKLVLNVALPYQDLTIMDACTKCKVDYVDTANYEHPDEAKFEYKLQWERDGQFKEAGIMGLLGSGFDPGVTGVFCAYAQQNLFDEIHYIDIMDCNAGDHGYKFATNFNPEINLREVSANGRYWENGQWIETTPLEIRVEHDYPEVGVKPSYLLYHEELESLSKNIKGLKRIRFFMTFGDAYIQHMNCLQNVGMLGIEPVEHKGMMITPIEFLTTLLPDPASLGPRTVGKTNIGCIIEGIKDGKPKKVYIYNVCDHQECYKETGAQAVSYTTGVPAMIGSKLLYKGIWKNTGVFNIEEFDAKPFMDELMTQGLPWKILEL; this is encoded by the coding sequence ATGAGCAAAAAAGGTATTTTAATTATTGGGGCAGGTGGTGTAAGTAGAGTAGCCACTGTTAAATGTGCAATGAATATTGACACATTTGAACATATTACATTAGCTTCTAGAACAGTTTCTAAATGTGAAGCAATTGCTGCTGATATTTTAAAAAATCAAGGTGTAAAAATCGATGTAGCAAGTGTTAATGCTGACAGTGTTGATGAATTAGTAAAATTAATTGAAAAAGTAAATCCAAAATTAGTATTAAATGTAGCATTACCATACCAAGATTTAACAATAATGGACGCTTGTACAAAATGTAAAGTTGATTATGTAGATACTGCAAATTATGAACATCCAGATGAAGCAAAATTTGAATATAAACTTCAATGGGAAAGAGATGGGCAGTTTAAAGAAGCTGGAATTATGGGATTATTAGGTTCAGGTTTCGACCCAGGTGTTACAGGAGTATTTTGTGCATATGCTCAACAAAATTTATTTGATGAGATTCACTATATAGATATTATGGATTGTAATGCTGGTGACCATGGTTATAAATTTGCAACAAACTTTAATCCAGAAATTAACTTAAGAGAAGTATCTGCAAATGGTAGATATTGGGAAAATGGTCAATGGATTGAAACTACTCCTTTAGAAATTAGAGTTGAGCATGATTATCCAGAAGTCGGTGTAAAACCATCTTATTTACTATATCATGAAGAGTTAGAATCTTTATCAAAAAATATTAAAGGTTTAAAAAGAATTAGATTCTTTATGACTTTTGGTGATGCTTATATTCAACATATGAATTGTTTACAAAATGTTGGAATGTTAGGAATTGAGCCAGTTGAACATAAAGGAATGATGATTACTCCAATTGAATTTTTAACTACATTATTACCAGACCCAGCAAGCCTTGGACCAAGAACTGTTGGTAAAACAAATATTGGATGTATCATTGAAGGTATTAAAGATGGAAAACCAAAAAAAGTTTATATCTATAATGTTTGTGACCACCAAGAGTGTTATAAAGAAACAGGAGCACAAGCTGTAAGTTATACTACAGGAGTTCCTGCAATGATTGGTTCTAAATTACTTTACAAAGGTATTTGGAAAAATACAGGAGTATTTAACATTGAAGAGTTTGATGCAAAACCATTTATGGATGAGTTAATGACTCAAGGTCTTCCTTGGAAAATTTTAGAGTTATAA
- the nspC gene encoding carboxynorspermidine decarboxylase, translated as MKNSYTTVDSFDKLPSPAFVCEETLLEKNLKLLKRVQDEADISILLALKGFAMHSTFDLCKKYLKGCCASGLHEAILAKEEFGGEVHTYSPAFKDEEIDEIIAISNHLVFNSFSQLKRFKDKAFGKVSLGIRLNPEYSSVEVDLYNPCAPFSRMGTTKANFDETQLEFLDGFHFHALCEQNVDALEGALAAFEKNFSQYFDKLKWVNFGGGHHITRADYDVEGLIKLLKDFKLRYPHLKVYMEPGEAIGWQTGYLVATVLDIIHNGMDLAILDTSAEAHMPDTLAMPYRAMIRNSGVAQEKAYTYRLGGNTCLSGDIIGDYSFDEPLKVGDRIILEDMIHYTMVKTTTFNGIKLPSIVIKQDNNCYQIVKNFGYNDYKERLS; from the coding sequence ATGAAGAATAGTTATACAACAGTAGATAGCTTTGATAAGCTTCCAAGTCCAGCTTTTGTTTGTGAAGAAACATTACTTGAAAAAAATTTAAAACTTTTAAAAAGAGTTCAAGATGAAGCTGATATCAGTATTCTTCTTGCTCTTAAAGGTTTTGCAATGCATTCAACTTTTGATTTATGTAAAAAATATCTTAAAGGTTGTTGTGCTTCAGGACTTCATGAAGCAATTTTAGCAAAAGAAGAGTTTGGTGGAGAAGTTCATACTTATAGTCCAGCTTTTAAAGATGAAGAGATAGATGAAATTATAGCTATTTCAAATCATCTTGTTTTTAACTCTTTTAGTCAATTAAAAAGATTTAAAGATAAAGCTTTTGGGAAAGTATCTTTAGGAATTAGATTAAATCCTGAATACTCTTCAGTTGAAGTAGATTTATATAATCCTTGTGCACCATTTTCAAGAATGGGAACAACAAAAGCAAATTTTGATGAAACACAACTTGAATTTTTAGATGGTTTTCATTTTCATGCACTTTGTGAACAAAATGTTGATGCACTTGAAGGTGCACTTGCAGCTTTTGAGAAAAACTTTAGCCAATATTTTGACAAACTAAAATGGGTAAATTTTGGTGGTGGTCATCATATTACTAGAGCTGATTATGATGTTGAAGGATTAATCAAACTTTTAAAAGATTTCAAATTAAGATATCCACACTTAAAAGTTTATATGGAGCCAGGTGAAGCTATTGGTTGGCAGACTGGTTATTTAGTAGCAACTGTTTTAGATATAATTCACAATGGTATGGATTTAGCAATTTTAGATACAAGTGCAGAAGCACATATGCCTGATACTTTAGCTATGCCTTATAGAGCTATGATTAGAAATAGTGGTGTTGCACAAGAAAAAGCATATACTTATAGGCTAGGTGGAAATACTTGTTTATCTGGAGATATTATTGGTGATTACTCTTTTGATGAGCCTTTAAAAGTGGGAGATAGAATTATTTTAGAAGATATGATTCATTATACAATGGTAAAAACAACAACTTTTAACGGTATAAAGTTACCTTCAATTGTAATAAAACAAGACAATAATTGTTATCAAATTGTTAAAAACTTTGGATATAATGATTACAAAGAAAGACTTTCATAG
- a CDS encoding TFIIB-type zinc ribbon-containing protein, giving the protein MAIQPNPYKLVCPNCGSSKIVAPRSDAFSPKDLIAMSPVCSKCGNKMERKNIDKFI; this is encoded by the coding sequence ATGGCTATTCAACCAAATCCATATAAACTAGTATGTCCAAATTGTGGTTCTAGCAAAATTGTTGCTCCTCGAAGTGATGCTTTTAGTCCTAAAGATTTAATAGCGATGAGTCCAGTTTGTTCAAAGTGTGGAAATAAAATGGAAAGAAAAAATATTGATAAATTTATTTAA
- a CDS encoding tyrosine-type recombinase/integrase, whose translation MAYVNSKKFGSTVQHYKKENGDISYYITYKDEFNKLKRIKVGDKSQGITEPYCNRKRNEILNKIRLGEDIPIKQKKRDSTTLNSIAEIYFTDKKSAEKRKSKYDIHIKPVFGNSNVNSIKREDILNFRNHILEKGKSLQTAKGIIQLISTIYNYNIQEKSLKIFNPAIGIKWDKQYKIDNTREKYLDLNEIKLLLSKISNNPTLLLFVELSLQTGGRLETILHIQKKHINFQEGSIQLKNLKTNDTYTGFIQDELSNKLKEICEKLNVNDYVVHFEKGKKSTSRQIQNRLQPIINDLFNQGLEKDDSKNRTVIHTLRHTFASHLAINGTPIFTIKELMNHSDIEQTMRYAKLAPDSGKKNVLNLYK comes from the coding sequence ATGGCATATGTAAATTCAAAAAAATTTGGCTCTACTGTTCAACATTATAAAAAAGAAAATGGTGATATTAGTTATTACATTACATACAAAGATGAATTTAACAAATTAAAAAGAATTAAAGTTGGTGATAAATCACAAGGTATAACTGAACCTTATTGCAATAGAAAAAGAAATGAGATTTTAAATAAAATTAGATTGGGAGAAGATATTCCAATCAAACAAAAAAAGAGAGATTCTACAACGCTTAATAGCATTGCAGAAATATATTTTACAGATAAAAAATCAGCTGAAAAAAGAAAATCAAAATATGATATCCACATCAAGCCAGTTTTTGGAAATTCAAATGTAAATAGCATTAAAAGAGAAGATATTTTAAACTTTAGAAACCACATACTAGAAAAAGGAAAATCTTTACAAACAGCAAAAGGAATTATCCAATTAATTTCTACTATTTATAATTATAATATTCAAGAAAAATCACTAAAAATATTTAATCCTGCAATTGGGATAAAATGGGATAAACAATATAAGATAGATAATACAAGAGAAAAATATCTTGACCTAAATGAGATTAAATTATTACTCTCTAAAATATCAAACAACCCTACTCTTTTATTGTTTGTAGAGCTTTCACTACAAACGGGTGGAAGATTAGAAACTATCTTACATATTCAGAAAAAACATATAAATTTTCAAGAGGGTTCAATTCAACTAAAAAATCTAAAAACAAATGACACATACACAGGTTTTATTCAAGATGAACTATCAAATAAATTAAAAGAAATTTGTGAGAAATTAAATGTAAATGACTATGTTGTACATTTTGAGAAAGGTAAAAAATCTACATCAAGACAAATTCAGAATCGTTTACAACCCATAATAAATGACCTTTTTAATCAAGGTTTAGAAAAAGATGATTCTAAAAATAGAACTGTAATTCACACACTAAGACACACTTTTGCATCTCATTTAGCAATTAATGGAACTCCTATTTTTACAATAAAAGAGTTAATGAATCACTCTGATATTGAACAAACAATGAGATATGCAAAACTTGCTCCTGATTCTGGGAAAAAGAATGTACTTAATCTTTATAAGTGA
- a CDS encoding DUF932 domain-containing protein has protein sequence MSVNPIKPLNNNELRSKAPTLFTNEPHFDVSDKYHFIPTIDVIEEIRLHNWYPVNVNVANVRDNEKEGFQQHCVRFRHFEDLLNPKDNAVELLLFNSHDRTKAFSISAGIFRFVCANGLVISDNVFEAYKIKHLGERDNDVANAVANITSIKDKLMQKIEKLESIKLNQNEKESFAKSSIPLRFEEHLEINHKDLLIPHRMQDYKDDLYTVLNVIQENLIRGNIQGINKDTKRRFTSKEITSISKDTQVNKGLWDIAEKIAQIKDSDYNSMALAA, from the coding sequence ATGTCAGTAAACCCAATAAAACCCCTAAATAATAATGAATTAAGAAGTAAAGCACCAACTTTATTTACAAATGAACCACACTTTGATGTAAGTGATAAATATCACTTTATCCCAACTATTGATGTAATTGAAGAAATTAGACTTCATAACTGGTATCCAGTTAATGTAAATGTAGCAAATGTAAGAGACAATGAAAAAGAAGGCTTCCAACAGCATTGCGTTAGATTCAGGCATTTTGAAGATTTACTTAATCCAAAAGATAATGCAGTTGAACTTTTACTTTTTAACTCTCATGATAGAACTAAAGCTTTTTCAATCAGTGCAGGTATTTTTAGATTTGTTTGTGCAAATGGATTAGTTATCTCTGATAATGTATTTGAAGCTTATAAAATTAAACATCTTGGAGAAAGAGATAATGATGTAGCTAATGCAGTTGCTAATATCACCTCTATTAAAGATAAACTTATGCAAAAAATAGAAAAATTAGAATCAATTAAACTAAATCAAAATGAAAAAGAATCCTTCGCAAAATCTTCAATTCCTCTTCGATTTGAAGAACACCTTGAAATTAACCATAAAGATTTATTAATTCCCCATAGAATGCAAGATTATAAAGATGACCTTTACACAGTTCTAAATGTAATACAAGAGAATCTAATAAGAGGAAATATTCAAGGAATAAATAAAGATACAAAAAGAAGATTTACAAGTAAAGAAATCACTTCTATAAGTAAAGATACCCAAGTTAATAAAGGACTTTGGGATATTGCTGAAAAAATAGCACAAATTAAAGATTCAGATTATAACTCTATGGCATTAGCTGCTTAA